A genomic region of Desulfurobacterium indicum contains the following coding sequences:
- a CDS encoding transposase — MRNGITSWGTPHKYQPQEAKMELQKILPDLVKEVVKQTLESIMTAEREVFLKEHGGTKNGFYVRNLDTVIGKLENLRIPRDREGKFRTKLIEPYRRRDINLEDLILGMFASGMSARAVAQALESVFELKYSPSTISKISQVTLEEI, encoded by the coding sequence TTGAGAAATGGGATAACCTCCTGGGGAACACCCCACAAATACCAACCCCAGGAGGCAAAAATGGAACTACAGAAGATTTTACCAGACCTAGTTAAGGAAGTGGTAAAGCAAACCTTAGAGTCAATCATGACGGCTGAAAGAGAAGTGTTTCTTAAAGAACATGGAGGAACAAAGAACGGCTTTTACGTTAGAAACTTAGATACTGTTATCGGTAAGCTTGAAAATCTGAGAATTCCAAGAGATAGAGAGGGAAAATTCAGAACAAAGTTGATAGAACCTTATAGAAGAAGAGATATCAATCTTGAAGACTTAATACTTGGGATGTTTGCCTCTGGTATGAGTGCAAGAGCAGTAGCCCAGGCTCTTGAAAGCGTGTTTGAACTTAAATACTCACCCTCAACCATAAGCAAAATATCGCAGGTAACCTTAGAGGAAATA
- a CDS encoding ATP-dependent helicase: MIEKLLEDLNEQQREAVTYFDSPLLILAGAGSGKTRVITYKIAYMIEKFGYEPERILAVTFTNKAAREMKERVEQLLKGKAGVFVATFHSFCVRLLKSHSIRVGYKPNFLIIDSDDKKNLLKNIMKEMNLDTDLYNPVAIGSMISNVKNGLFSAEAMEFRGYDRFNDIMETYNNKLREMNAFDFDDLLFYAKKLLTEHDDIRKRYSSFFQYVLIDEYQDTNEIQYEITKALTIDKGNVCVVGDEDQCIYTWRGANINNILNFEKDFPGAKVIKLEKNYRCSGVILSAANAVIAHNKIRKGKKLFTDNEDGEPIRLFVGVNDQEEAYFVGKTVKRLIDTEIRPSDIAIFYRTNAQSRSIEDALRRLGINYQIVGGLKFYERKEIKDIIAYLRVILFDEDRLSIFRIFNTPKRGLGAAAEEKLKKLLDEGRGNLEALKVLLDTAPTRQKEGIKELIHIIEEGREKVNILKPYELVRFITIAARYEDYLRKEYREDWESRLENIRELGNTLEEFAERTGFKGEDLFLEFLNTITLSSDQDEMEEAEKVTLMTVHASKGLEFPVVFITGLEEGLFPHVRSLDSAEQIEEERRLFYVAITRAKKLLILTRAESRRFFGTYRESEPSRFLEEIPPNLIKKVMRKDRPSTTQTDKVSYVKKDKKPKIVFHKKFGKGVVRRVEGIGDNAKVTAFFANHGEKTIIMKFLKVLA; the protein is encoded by the coding sequence ATGATAGAAAAGTTACTGGAAGATTTAAACGAACAACAAAGAGAAGCGGTAACCTACTTTGATTCTCCCTTGCTCATCCTTGCCGGAGCAGGTTCTGGAAAGACAAGGGTTATTACTTATAAGATAGCTTATATGATAGAAAAGTTTGGCTATGAGCCTGAGAGGATACTTGCCGTTACATTTACAAACAAAGCGGCAAGAGAAATGAAGGAACGCGTAGAACAACTTCTTAAAGGAAAAGCCGGTGTTTTTGTAGCTACCTTTCACTCTTTCTGCGTTAGACTATTGAAATCCCACAGCATAAGGGTGGGTTACAAACCGAACTTTTTGATTATTGATTCAGATGACAAGAAAAATCTTTTGAAAAACATAATGAAAGAGATGAATTTAGATACAGACCTTTATAATCCAGTTGCCATCGGTTCTATGATAAGCAATGTTAAAAATGGTCTATTTTCTGCCGAAGCTATGGAATTCAGGGGCTATGATAGATTTAACGACATAATGGAAACTTACAATAACAAGTTAAGAGAAATGAATGCTTTTGACTTTGACGATCTCCTGTTTTATGCGAAGAAGCTCTTAACGGAACATGATGACATACGAAAACGATACTCAAGTTTCTTTCAATACGTTTTAATTGATGAATATCAGGATACTAACGAAATTCAGTACGAGATAACAAAAGCTCTTACCATAGATAAAGGAAACGTGTGTGTCGTCGGTGATGAAGACCAATGTATCTATACATGGCGAGGCGCAAATATAAACAACATTCTTAACTTTGAAAAAGATTTTCCCGGAGCAAAGGTTATAAAGCTTGAGAAGAATTACAGATGTTCAGGTGTAATACTTTCTGCCGCTAATGCCGTTATAGCACATAACAAAATAAGGAAAGGTAAGAAACTTTTTACCGACAACGAAGATGGAGAACCTATAAGGCTTTTTGTAGGTGTTAACGATCAGGAAGAAGCATATTTTGTAGGGAAAACTGTTAAACGTTTAATAGATACAGAAATCAGACCTTCTGATATAGCAATTTTTTACAGGACAAATGCCCAATCAAGAAGTATAGAAGACGCACTTAGAAGGCTGGGGATTAATTATCAAATCGTGGGCGGATTAAAGTTTTATGAAAGAAAAGAGATAAAAGATATTATTGCTTATCTCAGGGTTATTCTCTTTGATGAAGATAGACTTTCAATTTTTAGAATTTTTAATACACCAAAACGAGGACTTGGAGCGGCAGCAGAAGAAAAGTTAAAGAAACTATTGGACGAAGGTAGAGGAAATCTTGAAGCTCTTAAAGTGCTGCTTGATACCGCCCCAACAAGACAGAAAGAGGGCATAAAAGAGCTTATTCACATAATCGAAGAAGGAAGAGAAAAGGTTAATATTTTGAAACCTTATGAACTTGTCAGGTTTATAACCATTGCCGCAAGATATGAAGACTACCTTCGAAAAGAGTACAGAGAAGATTGGGAATCAAGACTTGAAAACATAAGAGAACTTGGAAACACGCTTGAAGAATTTGCCGAAAGAACAGGATTCAAAGGTGAAGATTTATTCTTAGAATTTTTGAACACGATTACACTCTCTTCTGACCAGGACGAAATGGAAGAAGCCGAAAAGGTTACTTTAATGACTGTTCACGCTTCTAAAGGACTTGAATTTCCCGTTGTTTTCATAACCGGACTTGAAGAAGGATTATTTCCTCATGTTCGCTCTCTTGACAGCGCAGAGCAGATAGAAGAGGAACGACGGCTGTTTTACGTTGCAATTACCAGAGCCAAAAAACTTCTTATTCTAACAAGGGCAGAAAGTAGACGTTTCTTTGGAACTTACAGGGAAAGCGAACCATCAAGATTTCTGGAAGAAATTCCTCCTAATCTTATAAAAAAAGTTATGAGGAAAGATAGACCTTCCACAACTCAAACTGACAAGGTTTCTTATGTAAAAAAGGATAAAAAACCTAAAATCGTATTCCATAAAAAGTTTGGAAAGGGTGTTGTCAGGAGAGTTGAAGGGATTGGTGACAACGCAAAAGTGACAGCTTTCTTTGCCAACCACGGTGAAAAAACAATAATCATGAAATTTTTAAAAGTTCTGGCATAA
- the thrB gene encoding homoserine kinase, translating into MRFKVSVPASTSNLGAGFDALGLALTINNDFIVESADKYQVEVEGEGKGELPEDEKNLFLRAYKSTMEYLGLNQPVKVKQINRIPLGRGLGSSATAIVGGILAAEKLAGKKLSLPEVIDVAFKFEPHPDNVLPAYTGGFVVAATNGDLSYVKLDFPEELKVVIVVPELFLSTEDSRSVLPETYTREDAIFNIQRVALLMGALQKKDFSLLKEAVKDRIHQPYRCDLIPGFWEVLSQGYKEGAYAVYLSGAGSCIGALADNNFDNIGKAMCDVFESLGIDAKYLVLEVDKEGARIEDIK; encoded by the coding sequence AAGTAATCTTGGTGCTGGATTTGATGCTCTGGGACTTGCCCTTACAATTAACAACGATTTTATTGTTGAGAGTGCAGATAAATATCAGGTTGAAGTTGAAGGTGAAGGTAAAGGTGAACTACCAGAAGACGAAAAAAATCTTTTCTTGAGAGCTTATAAAAGCACGATGGAATATCTCGGTTTAAACCAGCCTGTTAAGGTTAAGCAGATAAACAGAATACCTCTTGGACGCGGATTGGGAAGTTCTGCAACAGCTATTGTTGGTGGTATTCTTGCCGCTGAAAAGTTAGCAGGCAAAAAGCTTTCTCTTCCTGAAGTAATAGACGTTGCTTTTAAGTTTGAACCTCATCCGGATAACGTCCTTCCCGCCTACACGGGAGGATTTGTTGTTGCCGCAACAAACGGTGATCTGTCTTATGTTAAGCTTGATTTTCCCGAAGAGTTAAAAGTAGTAATAGTCGTACCTGAACTATTTTTGTCAACGGAGGACTCCCGCTCTGTTCTCCCTGAAACATACACAAGAGAAGACGCAATATTCAATATTCAGAGAGTTGCTCTTTTGATGGGTGCACTTCAGAAAAAGGACTTTTCACTGCTTAAAGAAGCCGTTAAAGATAGAATTCACCAGCCTTACAGATGCGACCTCATTCCCGGTTTCTGGGAAGTGTTGTCTCAAGGATATAAAGAAGGAGCTTATGCTGTTTATCTTTCCGGAGCCGGAAGCTGCATAGGTGCACTTGCTGACAATAACTTTGACAATATCGGAAAGGCGATGTGCGATGTTTTTGAAAGTCTCGGTATTGACGCAAAATATCTTGTCCTTGAAGTTGATAAAGAAGGGGCAAGGATAGAAGATATCAAATGA